A DNA window from Mesorhizobium sp. C432A contains the following coding sequences:
- a CDS encoding acetone carboxylase subunit gamma produces MTSYSKEVLGDLSAGKLPWPQTKRIMSAYKDDDRFFKMLAVYQDRVAWKDPILLPVSDHLFICQSGDERITRCECGHSFGDYRKNWKLKAAINVRNTEEALREIYPNSDIPDPQWMEIREFICPQCGTMHEVEAAAPGYPIVHDFEPDLEGFYREWLGKLL; encoded by the coding sequence ATGACCTCATACAGCAAGGAAGTCCTCGGCGATCTCTCAGCCGGCAAGCTGCCCTGGCCGCAGACAAAGCGCATCATGAGCGCCTACAAGGACGACGACCGCTTCTTCAAGATGCTCGCCGTCTATCAGGACCGTGTCGCATGGAAGGACCCGATCCTTCTGCCGGTCTCGGATCACCTGTTCATCTGCCAGAGCGGCGACGAGCGCATCACCCGTTGCGAATGCGGCCACTCCTTCGGCGACTATCGCAAGAACTGGAAGCTCAAGGCCGCGATCAACGTGCGCAACACCGAGGAGGCGCTGCGCGAGATCTATCCCAATAGCGATATCCCCGATCCGCAATGGATGGAAATCCGCGAATTCATCTGCCCGCAATGCGGCACCATGCATGAGGTCGAGGCGGCGGCTCCCGGCTACCCCATCGTGCACGACTTCGAACCCGATCTCGAAGGCTTCTATCGCGAGTGGCTGGGCAAACTGCTTTAG
- a CDS encoding O-antigen ligase, producing the protein MKIPKSILIDADNNKAYAAFAVAVSVFAFAYSTNFGQILILAYYLVWLPLLFVDYRRFARDLSSAWLPLLFAAYVCLSLFWSQAAGTSARAGLQYFSHMLCAYIAARTISTRTLVLGSLIGIFIVLLYSLKVGAYALDTIDGTTNFVGAFGSKNQIGFFASLGIFFCFAFLAFYRRNWMSFVWTAPIILLSVYMLAIAHSATSVASLPAVIGVVALLAMSKVLSRRYRRVLFVVGATALVGGVMAALNLGLLDVVLGIFGKDSTLTGRTYLWEQGWAAAQQRPVLGYGYAAYWIQGFADPERLWAEFYISTRTGFHFHNTYIETLVELGFIGVTMLALIILRSFWGHVSKVVFGDWSADSVVLAGAVGMMLIRSFFEVEILGPYFMASFIVYYGLFKLRPVPLARARRAYVPVPDENIANGRMPARV; encoded by the coding sequence ATGAAGATCCCGAAATCCATTCTGATCGATGCGGACAACAACAAGGCCTATGCCGCCTTCGCCGTTGCGGTGTCGGTCTTTGCCTTCGCCTACTCCACCAATTTCGGCCAGATCCTGATCCTCGCCTACTATCTGGTATGGCTGCCGCTGCTGTTCGTCGATTACCGGCGTTTCGCCCGCGATCTCTCCAGCGCCTGGCTGCCGCTGCTGTTTGCGGCCTATGTCTGCCTGTCGCTGTTCTGGTCGCAAGCGGCCGGCACCAGCGCGCGGGCGGGGCTGCAATATTTCTCCCACATGCTGTGCGCCTACATCGCGGCGCGCACCATCAGCACGCGCACGCTGGTGCTGGGCTCGCTGATCGGCATCTTCATCGTGCTGCTGTATTCGCTGAAGGTTGGCGCCTATGCGCTCGACACTATCGACGGCACCACCAATTTCGTCGGCGCCTTCGGCTCCAAGAACCAGATCGGCTTCTTCGCCTCGCTCGGCATCTTCTTCTGCTTCGCTTTTCTGGCCTTCTACCGGCGCAACTGGATGAGCTTCGTCTGGACCGCGCCGATCATCCTGCTGTCGGTCTATATGCTGGCGATCGCCCACTCGGCGACGTCGGTCGCTTCGCTTCCGGCGGTGATCGGTGTCGTTGCCTTGCTTGCCATGAGCAAGGTTCTGTCACGCCGCTACCGCCGCGTGCTGTTCGTCGTCGGCGCTACCGCGCTGGTCGGCGGTGTGATGGCTGCGCTGAACCTTGGCCTGCTCGATGTCGTGCTCGGCATCTTCGGCAAGGATTCGACGCTGACCGGCCGCACCTATCTCTGGGAACAGGGCTGGGCCGCCGCGCAGCAGCGTCCGGTGCTCGGTTATGGCTATGCCGCCTACTGGATCCAGGGTTTTGCCGATCCGGAACGGCTCTGGGCCGAGTTCTACATCTCCACCCGCACCGGCTTCCATTTCCACAACACCTATATCGAGACGCTGGTCGAGCTCGGCTTCATCGGCGTGACGATGCTGGCGCTGATCATCCTGCGCTCCTTCTGGGGCCATGTTTCGAAGGTGGTGTTCGGTGACTGGAGCGCCGATTCGGTGGTGCTCGCCGGCGCGGTCGGCATGATGCTGATCCGCTCCTTCTTCGAGGTCGAGATCCTCGGCCCCTATTTCATGGCCTCGTTCATCGTCTATTACGGCCTGTTCAAGCTGCGCCCGGTGCCGCTCGCCAGGGCAAGGCGGGCCTATGTTCCGGTGCCGGACGAGAACATCGCCAACGGCCGCATGCCGGCGCGCGTCTGA
- a CDS encoding SDR family oxidoreductase produces MTDLSGRSAIVTGGFSGMGFAIATALAQAGANVAVGSYIAPAGADRTDAAYYPGADEIERVRLALSAHGTRVYAAHLDVRDSEVTNRFAADAQAAIGPGDILVNAAGTTAEQPVCGHSDALWDKIVDTNLSGAFRVTRAVLPGMIERGWGRIVNIGSTAASVGWKDNPAYCASKAGLLGFTRCVALEGAAHGVTCVMISPTWVETELMRRNVAQVVEREGKGRTAEEAMAEIAKGNPQQRMLQPQEIAALAVFLCSDLAKGITMENIQVTGGALW; encoded by the coding sequence ATGACAGACCTTTCCGGCCGCAGCGCGATCGTCACCGGCGGGTTTTCCGGCATGGGCTTCGCCATTGCGACGGCGTTGGCGCAGGCCGGCGCAAATGTAGCGGTCGGCTCCTACATCGCCCCCGCCGGCGCCGACAGAACCGACGCCGCCTACTATCCCGGCGCCGATGAAATCGAGCGCGTGCGGTTGGCCCTGTCGGCACACGGCACCAGGGTTTATGCCGCCCACCTCGATGTCCGCGATAGCGAGGTGACCAACCGGTTTGCGGCTGACGCACAAGCCGCCATCGGCCCGGGAGACATACTGGTCAATGCCGCGGGCACCACCGCCGAACAGCCGGTCTGCGGCCATTCCGACGCACTGTGGGACAAGATCGTCGACACCAATCTCAGCGGAGCGTTCCGCGTCACCCGAGCTGTGCTGCCCGGCATGATCGAGCGCGGCTGGGGCCGTATCGTCAACATCGGCTCGACAGCGGCTTCAGTCGGCTGGAAGGACAACCCGGCCTACTGCGCCTCGAAGGCCGGGCTGCTCGGCTTTACCCGCTGCGTGGCGCTGGAAGGCGCCGCGCACGGTGTCACTTGCGTCATGATCAGCCCGACCTGGGTCGAGACCGAACTGATGCGCCGCAACGTGGCGCAGGTCGTCGAGCGTGAGGGCAAGGGCAGAACCGCCGAGGAAGCCATGGCCGAGATCGCCAAGGGCAATCCCCAGCAGCGCATGCTGCAGCCGCAGGAAATCGCGGCTCTAGCAGTATTCCTGTGCTCGGATCTGGCCAAGGGCATCACCATGGAAAACATCCAGGTCACCGGCGGAGCGCTGTGGTAG